GGGCACAGAAGACGATTCCGGTGCCGATGACCGTCGGACATGAGTTCGTCGGCGAGATCATCGAGATCGGGTCCAATGTGGCCGACTTTCGTCCGGGGGATATTGTCAGCGGGGAAGGACACGTCGTCTGTGGTCGCTGTCGCAACTGTATGGCCGGCCGAAGGCATCTTTGTGCCGATACGAAAGGGATCGGTGTGAATCGCCCCGGGGCATTCGCCGAGTACATTTCGCTGCCGATGACCAACGTCTGGCATCACGATCACTCCATCGATCGAGATGTTGCTTCGATTTTCGATCCGTTCGGCAACGCGGTGCACACGGCTCTCTCGTTCCCCGTGCTCGGCGAAGATGTGCTGATCACCGGAGCAGGCCCGATTGGTTGCATGGCCGCTGCGGTCTGCCAGTATGCGGGTGCCCGTTATGTCGTGGTCACCGATGTGAACCCCTGGCGGCTCGAACTGGCCAGAAAAATGGGAGCCACGCACGTCGTCGACGTTCGCTCAGAAAATCTCGCCGATGTGCAGAAGCATCTCCACATGCACGAAGGGTTCGACGTCGGACTGGAGATGTCCGGAAACTCCCGCGCCTTCCACGACATGATTGACAACATGTGTCACGGCGGAAAGATCGCGATGCTCGGCATCCCCGAAGGCGAAATGGCGATCGACTGGAACAAGGTCGTCTTCAACATGCTCTCCATCAAAGGCATCTACGGCCGCGAGATGTACGAGACGTGGTACAAGATGACCGTCATGATCCAGGGCGGCCTCGACATCACCCCGGTGATCACGCACCGCTATCACTACACCGAGTTTCAGGAAGCGTTCGATGTGATGCGCTCCGGGAAGTCCGGAAAAGTGATTCTGAACTGGCAGGATGTGTAGGGGAGAAGCCTCACGCAAAGACGCAAATCCGCAAAGGAAACCCGCC
This region of Rubinisphaera margarita genomic DNA includes:
- the tdh gene encoding L-threonine 3-dehydrogenase; its protein translation is MKALVKKHREEGLWLEDVPEPKIGINDVLIRVDRTGICGTDVHIYNWDEWAQKTIPVPMTVGHEFVGEIIEIGSNVADFRPGDIVSGEGHVVCGRCRNCMAGRRHLCADTKGIGVNRPGAFAEYISLPMTNVWHHDHSIDRDVASIFDPFGNAVHTALSFPVLGEDVLITGAGPIGCMAAAVCQYAGARYVVVTDVNPWRLELARKMGATHVVDVRSENLADVQKHLHMHEGFDVGLEMSGNSRAFHDMIDNMCHGGKIAMLGIPEGEMAIDWNKVVFNMLSIKGIYGREMYETWYKMTVMIQGGLDITPVITHRYHYTEFQEAFDVMRSGKSGKVILNWQDV